One window from the genome of Neosynechococcus sphagnicola sy1 encodes:
- a CDS encoding ribbon-helix-helix domain-containing protein yields MADNMATEKIRTSIYLKEDLKKELERLAKVERRSLNNLIEILVEDAIEEAKKEGKLTHASK; encoded by the coding sequence ATGGCTGACAATATGGCAACAGAAAAGATTCGGACATCTATTTATCTCAAAGAAGACCTTAAGAAGGAGCTTGAGCGCTTAGCCAAGGTTGAGCGCAGAAGCCTTAACAACCTGATTGAGATTCTGGTTGAGGACGCTATTGAAGAAGCCAAAAAGGAAGGCAAACTAACCCATGCAAGCAAGTGA